From Asterias rubens chromosome 3, eAstRub1.3, whole genome shotgun sequence, the proteins below share one genomic window:
- the LOC117288452 gene encoding nucleolar GTP-binding protein 1-like — protein MSMYNFKKITVVPTSKDFIDIVLSKTQRKTPTVVHKHYKISRIRQFYMRKVKYTQQNYHDKLTMIITDFPKLEDIHPFYADLMNVLYDKDHYKLALGQINTARHLIDNVARDYVRLLKYGDTLYRCKQLKRAAMGRMCTIMKRQNQSLQYLEQVRQHLSRLPSIDPNTRTLLLCGFPNVGKSSFMNKVTRADVEVEPYAFTTKSLYVGHMDYRYLRWQVVDTPGILDHPLEDRNTIEMQAITALAHLRAAVLYILDVSEQCGHSVEEQVELFESIRPLFSNKPLIVCANKTDIVTLDELAPEKKAFLDKFKEDDIPVISMSTVTEDGVMEVKTEACDRLLAQRVDMKMKGKKVTEVLNRLRVAMPAQRDTKPRPPCIPAAIANRSSQHAMDVDQPKRKLYRDYELEAADDYILDLQREWDVKEDEKDDIIPEMWMGHNIIDYVDPEIEAKLEELEREEELREQAGMYDDDESDEDDDMKEIRKTAKKIRDKKTLIMNASKEKRRINKPHMPRPAQPVKRKRFMSEMTELGVEPAEDGHYTRTRSRSRTPVVAKRQRKDSRGRSISSTRVPRDLSGVRDSVQQTKVEKMRKVVQRKSNMLAKKGEADRKIPSKMPKHLFAGKRKGGKTSRR, from the exons ATGTCGATGTataattttaagaaaataacCGTCGTTCCGACGTCAAAG GACTTCATCGACATTGTGCTGTCTAAGACACAGCGCAAGACACCTACGGTCGTTCACAAACATTACAAGATCAGTCGTATCCGTCAATTTTACATGCGCAAAGTCAAATACACCCAGCAGAATTACCATGACAAACTCACGATGATTATCACCGATTTTCCAAAATTAGAG GACATCCATCCGTTTTATGCTGATCTAATGAATGTTCTCTATGACAAAGATCATTACAAGCTCGCTCTTGGACAGATCAACACTGCAAGACATCTCATTGACAA CGTTGCCCGTGACTATGTACGCCTCTTGAAGTATGGAGACACTCTTTACCGTTGTAAGCAGCTCAAGCGTGCTGCTATGGGTCGCATGTGCACCATCATGAAACGCCAGAATCAGAGTTTACAGTATCTGGAACAAGTCCGCCAACATTTGTCTCGTCTACCGTCGATCGATCCCAACACACGCACACTGTTGCTGTGTGGTTTCCCCAACGTTGGAAAGTCAAGCTTCATGAACAAG GTCACCAGAGCAGACGTGGAAGTTGAACCCTACGCCTTCACCACCAAGTCTCTGTACGTAGGTCACATGGATTACCGTTACCTACGCTGGCAGGTCGTGGACACACCAGGAATCCTGGATCATCCATTGGAGGATAGGAACACCATTGAGATGCAAGCCATCACGGCATTGGCTCATCTTAGGGCTGCTGTACTCTACATCCTGGACGTGTCGGAGCAGTGTGGTCATTCCGTCGAAGAGCAg GTGGAGCTGTTTGAAAGTATCCGCCCGCTGTTCTCTAACAAGCCTCTGATTGTGTGCGCAAATAAGACGGACATCGTGACCTTGGATGAACTAGCTCCTGAGAAAAAG GCATTCCTCGATAAATTTAAGGAAGATGATATTCCAGTTATCAGCATGAGCACAGTAACCGAGGACGGGGTCATGGAGGTCAAGACAGAG GCTTGTGACCGTCTCTTAGCCCAGAGAGTTGATATGAAGATGAAGGGAAAGAAAGTCACAGAGGTTCTTAATCGTCTCCGAGTCGCCATGCCAGCTCAGAGGGATACCAAG CCGAGGCCACCATGCATCCCAGCTGCCATCGCCAACCGCTCCAGCCAGCACGCCATGGACGTAGACCAACCCAAACGCAAGCTGTACCGAGACTACGAGCTGGAGGCAGCCGACGATTACATCCTGGACCTCCAGAGGGAGTGGGACGTCAAGGAGGACGAGAAAGATGACATCATTCCCGAGATGTGGATGGGACACAACATCATTGATTACGTGGATCCGGAGATCGAGGCCAAGCTGGAGGAGTTGGAACGTGAGGAGGAGCTGAGAGAACAGGCTGGGATGTACGATGACGACGAGTCG GATGAAGATGATGACATGAAGGAGATAAGAAAAACTGCCAAGAA gATTCGTGACAAGAAGACACTGATCATGAATGCATCAAAGGAGAAACGTCGCATTAATAAACCTCACATGCCTCGACCAGCACAACCT GTCAAGAGGAAGAGATTCATGTCTGAGATGACAGAATTAGGGGTTGAACCAGCAGAGGAC ggACACTACACCAGGACACGATCCCGTAGCAGAACACCAGTGGTAGCTAAGAGACAGCGTAAAGACTCTAGAGGGCGCTCTATCAGCAGTACGCGCGTACCAAGAGATCTCTCAGGCGTTAGAGACAGCGTA caACAAACGAAGGTGGAGAAAATGAGAAAGGTCGTCCAACGCAAGAGCAACATGTTGGCCAAGAAAGGTGAAGCTGATCGTAAGATCCCGAGTAAGATGCCCAAGCATCTCTTTGCCGGGAAGAGAAAAGGAGGCAAGACAAGCAGACGTTAA